One genomic segment of Fusobacterium mortiferum ATCC 9817 includes these proteins:
- a CDS encoding TrmH family RNA methyltransferase: MEFINSLDNSTIKKVKKLKQRKYREEEKKFLAEGRKFLDFTYIPDLIILKENFEDFENITTKLERFDCRKIVVNDKIFKDLTSQENSQGVILVYPYCETNIGKINNNIIVLDKIQDPGNLGTIIRAADAAGFKDIILTKGSVDCYNEKCVRSSMGSIFNMNIVYMEELQLIQFLKEKKYKFLVTALENNSIEYTDITLSEKNAIIFGSEGNGVSDNFLKVADETVIIPIYGSAESLNVAMASGIILYKVRELMNK, translated from the coding sequence GTGGAATTTATAAATAGTTTAGATAATAGTACAATAAAAAAAGTAAAAAAATTAAAGCAAAGAAAATATAGAGAGGAAGAAAAAAAATTTCTAGCTGAAGGAAGAAAATTTTTAGATTTTACTTATATACCAGATTTAATTATCTTAAAAGAAAATTTTGAAGATTTTGAAAACATAACTACTAAATTAGAGAGATTTGATTGTAGAAAAATTGTAGTAAATGATAAAATATTTAAAGATTTAACTTCTCAAGAAAATTCACAAGGAGTAATCTTGGTATATCCATATTGTGAAACTAATATAGGAAAAATAAATAATAATATAATTGTTTTAGATAAAATACAAGACCCTGGAAATTTAGGAACAATTATTAGAGCAGCTGATGCTGCAGGTTTTAAAGATATAATTCTCACTAAAGGAAGCGTAGACTGTTATAACGAAAAATGTGTTAGAAGTAGTATGGGCTCTATATTTAATATGAATATAGTGTATATGGAAGAGCTCCAACTTATCCAATTTTTAAAAGAAAAAAAATATAAATTTCTTGTAACAGCTCTTGAAAATAATTCTATTGAATACACAGATATTACATTAAGTGAAAAAAATGCTATTATTTTTGGAAGCGAAGGAAATGGAGTAAGTGATAATTTCTTAAAAGTTGCTGATGAAACTGTAATCATTCCTATATATGGAAGTGCCGAGTCATTAAATGTAGCTATGGCTTCTGGAATAATCCTATATAAGGTTAGAGAATTGATGAATAAATAG
- a CDS encoding AarF/UbiB family protein, producing MKAVNPSARNSYFKKVKKLEKSLRYQKFLRPWLNEKYQVEEVLKDLEEHSIQKFNLVNEIKFTKSMTDYLEEYKDVKFLKRIKFPKVYTYLSSEEKVACEYIYGSYFYELLQYNRLAYKDVLDLIRAQLFFILKVGIFHNNLHSGNLILSDEGNIYFLDCNSLGVLKTQTREGLFKILKFTLKEEFKEVAITLNEISEKKFTIEEIETLAKKIEDIYSINYTTNNTFIRKLMEIFKVANNFGIVYDKDIFSAFKSFIYLDKMVNKTKDKNSIFKDDLLRVLDEIEEFIKSSNN from the coding sequence ATTAAGGCGGTAAATCCAAGTGCTAGAAATAGTTATTTTAAAAAAGTAAAAAAATTAGAAAAATCTCTAAGATATCAGAAGTTTTTAAGACCTTGGTTAAATGAAAAGTATCAAGTAGAAGAGGTTTTAAAGGACTTAGAGGAACATAGTATACAAAAATTTAACTTAGTAAATGAAATAAAGTTTACTAAAAGTATGACAGATTACTTAGAAGAGTATAAGGATGTAAAATTTTTAAAAAGAATAAAATTTCCAAAAGTGTATACATATTTATCTTCAGAAGAAAAAGTAGCTTGTGAATATATTTATGGTAGTTATTTTTATGAATTATTACAATATAATAGATTGGCTTACAAGGATGTTTTAGATTTAATTAGAGCTCAACTGTTTTTTATATTAAAGGTTGGAATTTTTCACAATAATTTACATTCTGGAAACCTTATTTTAAGTGATGAAGGAAATATATATTTCTTAGATTGTAACAGTTTAGGGGTTTTAAAAACTCAGACAAGAGAGGGATTATTTAAGATTTTAAAATTTACATTAAAAGAAGAGTTTAAAGAGGTAGCAATAACCCTTAATGAGATTTCAGAGAAAAAATTTACAATTGAAGAGATAGAAACTCTAGCTAAGAAAATTGAAGATATTTATTCTATAAATTATACAACTAATAATACTTTTATTAGGAAATTGATGGAAATATTTAAAGTTGCAAATAATTTTGGAATAGTATATGACAAAGATATTTTTTCTGCCTTTAAATCCTTTATATATTTAGATAAAATGGTAAATAAAACAAAAGATAAAAATAGTATTTTCAAAGATGACTTATTAAGAGTTTTAGATGAAATAGAAGAGTTTATTAAGAGCAGTAATAACTAA
- a CDS encoding extracellular solute-binding protein: protein MKKILAALILAMAVIGCGGKEKDKNVLYVYGWANTIPQSIYEDFEKETGIKVVEDIYSSNEEMFTKLKAGGDGYDIVMPSADYVEIMAKEGMIEKLDKSQLPSYNNLDPLVLEKLHHFDPNNEYEVPYLIGATIIAVNKKYVPEFSRDYSIYEMTDLKGRMTLLDDMREVMTSALGMLGYSQTVTDEKAIAQAAELIKVWKKNIAKFDAESFGKGFASGDFWVVQGYPDNIFKELDETERKNVEMIIPEKGGTAYVDSFALLKTAPNKENAYKFLEYTLRPEVAAKMADALETPSVNLKARELMTVEPLFEISDLKNVQVLRDINTTLDLQNKYWQEILIAD from the coding sequence ATGAAAAAAATATTGGCAGCACTTATTTTAGCTATGGCAGTAATAGGTTGCGGGGGAAAAGAGAAAGATAAAAATGTGCTTTATGTGTATGGTTGGGCTAATACTATACCACAAAGTATCTATGAGGATTTTGAAAAGGAAACTGGAATAAAAGTTGTAGAAGATATCTATTCTTCAAATGAAGAGATGTTTACAAAATTAAAAGCTGGTGGAGATGGATACGATATTGTTATGCCATCTGCTGATTATGTGGAGATAATGGCAAAAGAAGGAATGATTGAGAAATTAGATAAATCTCAATTACCTAGTTATAATAATCTTGACCCATTAGTATTGGAAAAATTACATCATTTTGACCCAAATAATGAGTATGAAGTTCCTTATTTAATTGGAGCTACAATTATAGCTGTAAATAAAAAATATGTTCCTGAATTCTCAAGAGATTACTCTATCTATGAGATGACAGATTTAAAAGGAAGAATGACACTGTTAGATGATATGAGAGAGGTAATGACTTCAGCTTTAGGAATGTTAGGATATTCACAAACTGTTACTGATGAGAAAGCAATTGCTCAAGCAGCAGAGTTAATAAAAGTTTGGAAGAAAAATATAGCAAAGTTTGATGCTGAGTCTTTTGGAAAAGGATTTGCAAGTGGAGATTTCTGGGTAGTACAAGGATATCCAGATAATATTTTTAAAGAGTTAGATGAAACAGAGAGAAAAAATGTAGAAATGATAATTCCAGAAAAAGGTGGAACTGCTTATGTAGATTCTTTTGCTCTTTTAAAAACTGCTCCTAACAAAGAGAATGCTTATAAATTTTTAGAGTATACTTTAAGACCAGAGGTGGCAGCAAAAATGGCAGATGCTTTAGAAACACCATCTGTTAACTTAAAAGCTAGAGAGCTTATGACAGTAGAGCCACTATTTGAAATCTCTGACTTAAAAAATGTACAAGTATTGAGAGATATAAATACAACTCTTGATTTACAAAATAAATATTGGCAAGAAATATTAATAGCTGATTAA
- the dnaN gene encoding DNA polymerase III subunit beta: MKFSIIREQLISVLSEYTNILKENPIKPIVSGLKIIAKDNQVIFIGTNLEIEHIRKIEAEVEREGEVVLKPFLLLEYIKLLEEDKIEFSSENGFVAVHQAEFSVLEGGSYPVIPELESQSLLTIEGNRLVQLLDRAKFAASQSADNIQINCVRAVFKKEELNLASTDSYRLLFLREKVECNENKELSIPMETVNILCKLLKDYNKEIHLGYSGETLVITWENSYFSSKTIGLQYPDFKTILRISAFEKRMEFNRDELRSAIKRVITVAKTSLDAKFGAIFNFTGKMMVINAFSGRAKINQKVNMLKEGEDFKASLNCKFLAEYIDNISNNVIISGNNASSMFEIREEGNEDYIYILMPLALRD, translated from the coding sequence ATGAAATTTTCTATAATAAGAGAGCAACTTATTTCTGTTCTTTCTGAATATACAAATATTTTAAAAGAAAATCCAATTAAACCTATTGTTTCAGGATTAAAAATTATAGCTAAAGATAATCAAGTAATTTTTATAGGAACAAACTTAGAAATAGAACACATTAGAAAGATAGAAGCAGAAGTTGAAAGAGAAGGAGAAGTAGTTTTAAAACCATTTTTACTTCTTGAGTATATAAAGCTTTTAGAAGAGGATAAAATAGAGTTTTCTAGTGAAAATGGATTTGTAGCAGTTCATCAAGCTGAGTTTTCTGTACTAGAAGGTGGAAGTTATCCAGTTATTCCAGAACTAGAATCTCAAAGTCTATTAACAATTGAAGGAAATCGTTTGGTACAGCTTCTAGATAGAGCAAAATTTGCTGCTTCACAAAGTGCTGATAATATTCAAATAAATTGTGTAAGAGCTGTTTTTAAAAAAGAAGAGTTAAATCTTGCTTCAACAGATTCATATAGATTGCTTTTCTTAAGAGAAAAAGTAGAGTGTAATGAAAATAAAGAACTATCTATTCCTATGGAAACAGTAAATATTTTATGTAAACTTTTAAAAGATTATAATAAAGAGATACATCTAGGTTATAGTGGAGAAACATTAGTAATAACTTGGGAAAACTCATATTTTTCAAGTAAGACAATTGGACTACAATATCCAGATTTTAAAACTATCTTAAGAATTTCAGCCTTTGAAAAAAGAATGGAGTTTAATAGAGATGAGTTAAGAAGCGCTATTAAAAGAGTAATAACTGTTGCTAAGACAAGTTTAGATGCTAAATTTGGAGCAATATTCAATTTTACAGGGAAAATGATGGTTATAAATGCTTTCTCTGGAAGAGCTAAAATAAATCAAAAAGTTAATATGCTAAAAGAGGGAGAGGATTTTAAAGCTTCTTTAAACTGTAAATTTTTAGCAGAATATATTGATAATATCTCTAATAATGTGATAATCAGTGGAAATAATGCTTCTTCTATGTTTGAAATAAGAGAAGAAGGAAATGAAGATTATATCTATATTCTTATGCCACTAGCTTTAAGAGATTAA
- a CDS encoding MogA/MoaB family molybdenum cofactor biosynthesis protein: protein MFKVAIVCMSDKGSKGEREDISTQVIEKIILENGYKITKKVLISDDFQKIKDTLIEICDNNHADLILTTGGTGFSKRDVTPEATEEIIEKRVPGIPEAIRAYSLTITKRAMLSRATAGIRKDTLIINMPGSPKAVEESLTYIISELKHGLEILVGSASECARK from the coding sequence ATGTTTAAAGTTGCTATTGTATGTATGAGTGACAAGGGTTCAAAAGGGGAAAGGGAAGATATTTCTACTCAAGTTATTGAAAAAATTATATTAGAAAATGGATATAAGATTACAAAAAAAGTTTTAATCTCTGATGATTTTCAAAAAATAAAAGATACTCTTATAGAAATATGTGATAATAATCACGCAGATTTGATTTTAACTACTGGAGGAACTGGATTTTCTAAAAGAGATGTAACTCCAGAAGCTACTGAAGAAATAATAGAAAAAAGAGTTCCTGGTATACCAGAAGCAATTAGAGCTTACTCTCTTACTATAACTAAAAGGGCTATGTTATCTAGAGCCACTGCTGGTATAAGAAAAGATACTCTTATAATAAATATGCCTGGTAGTCCAAAAGCTGTTGAAGAGTCTTTAACTTATATAATTTCAGAGCTAAAACATGGATTAGAAATATTAGTAGGCTCTGCTAGTGAGTGTGCAAGAAAATAG
- the modA gene encoding molybdate ABC transporter substrate-binding protein, whose amino-acid sequence MKKMLLFILVGILSLSSLTFSKEEKVEITVSAAASLKEVMEELSEKFQNENKNVKINLNLGGSGALKNQILAGAPVDLVFFASQKDLKDLDNKGFIEKEYQKDILKNRLVVAGRITIDSLDKLVGNSVAIGIPETVPAGKYSKESFINAGIWEKLQDDIVYAKDVRSAAQYVDLYEVDYSLIYKTDARVLKNSEIVYTVPENLHTPVVYSYGIIKDRANENVVEFYNFLNSNTAKKLYEKYGFEMAE is encoded by the coding sequence ATGAAAAAGATGTTATTATTTATCTTAGTTGGAATTTTATCACTATCTTCTTTAACTTTTTCTAAGGAAGAAAAAGTAGAGATTACAGTAAGTGCTGCAGCTAGTTTAAAAGAGGTTATGGAAGAATTAAGTGAAAAATTTCAAAATGAAAATAAAAATGTAAAAATAAATCTTAATCTTGGTGGATCAGGGGCTTTAAAAAATCAGATTTTAGCAGGAGCACCAGTAGATTTAGTTTTCTTTGCTTCGCAAAAAGATTTAAAGGATTTGGATAATAAAGGTTTTATAGAAAAAGAGTATCAAAAGGATATTTTGAAAAATAGATTAGTAGTAGCTGGAAGAATAACTATAGACTCTTTGGATAAATTAGTAGGAAATAGTGTGGCTATAGGAATTCCAGAAACTGTTCCTGCTGGAAAATATTCTAAAGAGTCTTTTATTAATGCTGGTATTTGGGAAAAATTACAAGATGATATAGTATATGCAAAAGATGTAAGAAGTGCTGCTCAGTATGTTGATTTATATGAAGTAGATTATTCATTAATTTATAAAACAGATGCTAGAGTTTTAAAAAATAGCGAAATAGTTTATACTGTTCCAGAAAATTTACATACTCCAGTTGTATATAGTTATGGAATTATTAAAGATAGAGCTAATGAAAATGTAGTAGAATTTTATAACTTTTTAAACTCTAATACAGCTAAAAAATTATATGAAAAGTATGGTTTTGAGATGGCAGAATAA
- the modB gene encoding molybdate ABC transporter permease subunit, with protein MISLNLKIILLTLKIATISTLLVTIVSVLLVWLLDRNNSKLKNIFEMLINLSLFISPSVLGYILILILGKRGVVGAILYKYFDISVIFSWWAGIITAFIVTLPLMYNSVKTGMASLNPVYFEAGREAGASEFQILRLITLPLIKRNILAGMVLSFGRAMGEFGATLMLAGNIPGRTQTISMVIYSASESGDTKTANFFLVIILLISFIIMMIYNYLFKKERDNI; from the coding sequence ATGATAAGTTTAAATTTAAAAATAATTTTATTGACTTTAAAAATAGCTACAATTTCTACACTACTTGTAACGATAGTATCAGTTTTACTAGTATGGTTATTAGATAGGAATAATTCAAAATTAAAAAATATATTTGAAATGCTAATCAATCTTTCACTTTTTATTTCACCAAGTGTACTGGGGTATATACTTATATTAATTTTAGGAAAGAGAGGAGTAGTAGGAGCTATACTTTATAAATATTTTGATATTTCTGTAATATTTTCTTGGTGGGCTGGAATTATAACAGCTTTTATAGTTACTCTTCCTCTGATGTATAATAGTGTAAAAACGGGGATGGCTTCTCTCAATCCAGTTTATTTTGAAGCTGGACGGGAGGCTGGAGCAAGTGAGTTCCAAATTTTAAGATTGATAACACTTCCACTTATTAAAAGAAATATTTTAGCTGGAATGGTACTCTCTTTTGGAAGAGCAATGGGAGAGTTTGGTGCTACTCTTATGTTAGCAGGAAATATCCCAGGACGTACACAGACAATATCTATGGTAATATATTCAGCTTCAGAGAGTGGAGATACAAAAACAGCAAACTTTTTTTTAGTTATAATTTTATTAATAAGCTTTATTATAATGATGATTTATAATTATTTATTTAAAAAAGAAAGGGATAATATATGA
- a CDS encoding molybdopterin-binding protein has translation MKKIKTVDAVGYVLQHDITQILPGEFKGRAFKKGHIIKEEDIPKLLSLGKDHIYVFELGEVGVHENDAALILGDLGRGENIYTDDEIKEGKINFRAKCDGILKVDSENLLELNMLGEISFATLPNNYPVEEGELIGGSRVIPLVVAKEKMEMAKSLIKTPLLKVVPYKKYRVGIITTGNEVFYGRIEDKFGQVIKNKLSEYECEIIGQVLCPDDKEIIKSRAKEFLDKGANMLIFTGGMSVDPDDLTPSSIIEMGGELVTYGAPVLPGAMFLLSYLGDIPMMGLPGCVMFAKRTIFDLVLSRVMTGEKLSKRDIMMYGNGGLCQTCEVCHYPNCSFGKQG, from the coding sequence ATGAAAAAAATAAAAACAGTAGATGCTGTGGGGTATGTACTTCAGCATGATATTACTCAAATTCTTCCAGGTGAGTTTAAAGGAAGAGCTTTTAAGAAGGGGCATATTATAAAAGAGGAGGATATTCCAAAGCTTTTAAGTTTAGGAAAAGACCATATATATGTTTTTGAATTAGGAGAGGTTGGAGTACATGAAAATGATGCTGCTCTTATTTTAGGAGATTTAGGTAGAGGAGAGAATATTTATACAGATGATGAGATAAAAGAGGGAAAAATAAATTTCAGAGCTAAATGTGATGGAATTTTAAAGGTAGATAGTGAAAATCTTTTAGAGTTAAATATGTTAGGTGAGATTTCCTTTGCTACATTGCCAAATAACTATCCAGTAGAAGAGGGAGAGTTGATAGGAGGTTCAAGAGTCATCCCTTTAGTTGTAGCTAAGGAAAAAATGGAGATGGCAAAATCTCTAATTAAAACTCCACTATTAAAAGTTGTTCCTTATAAAAAATATAGAGTAGGAATTATAACAACAGGAAATGAAGTTTTTTATGGAAGAATTGAAGATAAGTTTGGACAGGTAATAAAAAATAAACTTTCTGAATATGAGTGTGAAATAATAGGACAAGTTCTTTGTCCAGATGATAAAGAGATTATTAAATCTAGAGCTAAAGAGTTTTTAGATAAAGGTGCAAATATGCTAATTTTTACTGGAGGAATGTCAGTTGACCCAGATGACTTAACACCTAGTTCTATTATAGAAATGGGAGGAGAGTTAGTAACTTATGGAGCACCTGTTTTACCAGGAGCAATGTTTTTATTATCATACTTAGGAGATATACCTATGATGGGACTTCCAGGATGCGTTATGTTTGCTAAAAGAACTATATTTGATTTAGTTTTATCAAGAGTTATGACTGGAGAGAAGCTAAGTAAGAGAGATATAATGATGTATGGGAATGGAGGATTATGTCAAACTTGTGAGGTTTGCCACTATCCTAACTGTTCTTTTGGAAAGCAGGGATAA
- the moaC gene encoding cyclic pyranopterin monophosphate synthase MoaC — protein sequence MEFTHFNEKGRARMVDVSEKNETQRRAIARGYIQMNPETIKMINEGKMKKGDVLSVAQVGGICGAKKTWDLIPMCHNILLTGADISFEVEEDRVWIEAVVKTTGKTGVEMEALTAVSIAALTIYDMCKAVDKHMIIGDVKLVEKTGGKSDFRLK from the coding sequence ATGGAATTTACACATTTTAATGAAAAAGGTAGAGCTAGAATGGTAGATGTTAGTGAGAAAAACGAAACTCAAAGAAGAGCCATTGCTAGAGGATACATTCAAATGAATCCAGAAACTATTAAGATGATTAATGAAGGAAAGATGAAAAAAGGAGATGTTCTATCTGTTGCTCAAGTGGGGGGGATATGTGGAGCTAAAAAAACTTGGGATTTAATTCCAATGTGCCATAATATATTGCTTACTGGAGCGGATATATCTTTTGAAGTAGAAGAGGATAGAGTGTGGATAGAGGCTGTTGTAAAAACTACTGGAAAAACAGGAGTAGAGATGGAGGCTCTAACTGCTGTATCTATTGCTGCTCTCACTATCTATGATATGTGTAAAGCTGTAGATAAGCATATGATAATAGGAGATGTAAAGTTAGTAGAAAAAACAGGTGGAAAATCAGATTTTAGATTAAAATAG
- a CDS encoding patatin-like phospholipase family protein — protein MKKNTILFFLIISLFFIPSKSLSKTLTSKEDIEIKKLKEQIKILENRISQLEEIKKNKIIKNKKDLKIGLALSGGGAKGLAHIGVLRVLEELDIRPDFIAGTSMGAVVGALYSAGYSLDEIESILTKSDWDSFINGTFVDSKVPLEKKVNNKKYMLSIRYDNKFNFSLPKGFGNNQMIYFELKKLLSSVDSIRNFDDLPIPLRIITTDLNTGQAVAMKEGDLAKVITASVAIPTLFEPVEIDNRLYVDGLVSRNFPVIDVINMGADIIIGSDVGNEVKDKKDYNILSVLNQLVAIQSASSTSEQRELTSTLITPDVLEYSATDLDKGKLFIEKGEEAARQQISLLKDLAKGSTREKNIKISTTNNNKTFVIKNIEYKNEISEKNKFIINSILENILNREITPEDLENSMLKVYGNDIINRVYYNLSEDTLVIDADINPNNSFGVGVNYLTGYGTTFDIGTTLSNLGKIGNNTLVDLQVGDYLGLNLKNFSYYGYSNKIGVFTNLGYNENPFFIYDGKEKISNSLIKSIDFETGILTQYNNQLTASYGIKTSYSKLEQKTGSVLPEDIEYSKNYNGAFIRTTFDILDSSTHANSGLKIDFEYSWEGSLDKSKSNFYGPLYSLDGYIPITKKFTLNYGLYGGIISGDEVSSIDKFIRLGGTKNNLENKDFAFYGYRYQQKLVDEFLIGKLGLIYKLDSNLYLSTRWNIGTYNDLTSENYSNSKKIWEDYSQGFDISLTYESLIGPFEFSLSRDGEKGDILSQISIGYIFE, from the coding sequence ATGAAAAAAAATACTATACTTTTTTTCTTGATTATATCTCTGTTTTTTATTCCCTCAAAAAGTTTAAGTAAAACTTTAACCTCAAAAGAGGATATTGAAATAAAAAAACTTAAAGAGCAGATTAAAATTTTAGAAAATAGAATCTCTCAACTAGAAGAGATTAAAAAAAATAAAATTATTAAAAATAAAAAAGATTTAAAAATTGGACTTGCTCTCAGTGGTGGTGGAGCAAAAGGACTTGCTCATATAGGAGTATTAAGAGTTTTAGAAGAGTTAGATATCCGTCCTGATTTTATTGCTGGGACAAGTATGGGAGCTGTGGTTGGAGCTTTATACTCGGCTGGTTACTCCCTTGATGAAATAGAAAGTATACTCACTAAGAGTGATTGGGATAGTTTTATCAATGGTACATTTGTAGATAGTAAAGTTCCTCTTGAAAAGAAAGTTAATAATAAAAAGTATATGCTATCTATACGATATGATAATAAATTTAATTTCTCACTTCCTAAAGGTTTTGGAAATAATCAGATGATATATTTTGAATTAAAAAAACTATTAAGTAGTGTAGATAGTATTAGAAATTTTGATGATTTACCTATTCCCCTTAGAATTATCACAACAGATCTAAATACTGGACAAGCAGTAGCAATGAAAGAGGGAGACTTAGCTAAAGTAATCACTGCTAGTGTGGCTATTCCTACTCTTTTTGAACCAGTTGAAATTGATAATCGGCTTTATGTAGATGGCTTAGTTTCTCGTAATTTCCCTGTAATAGATGTTATTAATATGGGAGCTGATATCATTATTGGTAGTGATGTTGGAAACGAGGTTAAAGATAAAAAAGATTATAATATCCTCAGTGTACTAAATCAATTAGTAGCTATACAAAGTGCCTCTTCTACAAGTGAACAAAGAGAATTAACCTCTACACTTATAACTCCAGATGTTCTTGAATACTCGGCTACTGATTTAGATAAGGGAAAACTCTTTATAGAAAAGGGAGAAGAAGCTGCACGACAACAAATTTCTCTTTTAAAAGATTTAGCTAAGGGTTCAACTAGAGAAAAAAATATAAAAATTTCTACTACAAATAACAATAAAACATTTGTAATAAAAAATATAGAATATAAAAATGAGATTTCTGAAAAAAATAAATTTATAATAAATAGTATACTTGAGAATATTTTGAATAGAGAGATTACCCCTGAAGATTTAGAAAATTCTATGCTAAAAGTTTATGGAAATGATATTATCAATCGTGTATATTATAACTTAAGCGAAGATACTTTAGTTATTGATGCTGACATTAATCCTAATAACTCTTTTGGAGTTGGAGTAAATTATTTAACTGGTTATGGAACTACTTTTGATATAGGAACCACACTTAGTAACTTAGGAAAAATAGGAAATAATACTCTTGTTGATTTACAAGTAGGAGATTATCTTGGACTTAATCTTAAAAACTTCTCTTACTATGGTTATTCAAATAAAATTGGAGTTTTTACTAATCTTGGTTATAATGAAAATCCTTTTTTCATCTATGATGGAAAAGAGAAAATCTCTAATTCGCTTATAAAAAGTATAGATTTTGAAACAGGAATACTTACTCAATATAATAATCAACTTACTGCTTCTTATGGAATAAAAACTTCATATAGTAAGTTAGAACAAAAAACTGGGTCTGTCTTACCAGAAGATATAGAATACTCTAAGAACTATAATGGCGCTTTTATTAGAACTACTTTTGATATTCTAGATTCAAGTACTCATGCTAACTCTGGCTTAAAAATTGATTTTGAATATAGTTGGGAAGGAAGTCTTGATAAATCTAAATCTAATTTCTATGGACCTTTATATTCATTAGATGGGTATATCCCTATTACTAAAAAATTTACTCTTAATTATGGACTATATGGTGGAATTATATCTGGTGATGAGGTTTCTTCTATTGATAAATTTATACGTCTTGGTGGAACAAAAAATAATCTAGAAAATAAAGATTTTGCTTTCTATGGTTATAGGTATCAGCAAAAACTTGTAGATGAGTTTTTAATAGGTAAGTTAGGATTAATTTATAAATTAGATTCTAATTTATATTTGAGTACTCGTTGGAATATAGGAACATATAATGATTTAACTTCTGAAAATTATTCTAATTCTAAAAAAATCTGGGAAGATTACTCTCAAGGATTTGATATCTCACTTACTTATGAAAGCTTAATTGGTCCATTTGAGTTTTCTCTATCTCGTGATGGAGAAAAAGGAGATATTCTTTCACAAATAAGTATAGGATATATTTTTGAGTAA